One Salvelinus namaycush isolate Seneca unplaced genomic scaffold, SaNama_1.0 Scaffold1059, whole genome shotgun sequence DNA segment encodes these proteins:
- the LOC120035434 gene encoding ras-related protein Rab-11A — protein MGTRDDEYDYLFKVVLIGDSGVGKSNLLSRFTRNEFNLESKSTIGVEFATRSIQVDGKTVKAQIWDTAGQERYRAITSAYYRGAVGALLVYDIAKHLTYENVERWLKELRDHADTNIVIMLVGNKSDLRHLRAVPTDEARAFAEKNGLSFLETSALDSTNVETAFQTILTEIYRIVSQKQMSERQESDMSPSNNVVNIQVQPTENKPKMQCCQNI, from the exons ATGGGAACCAGAGATGATGAATACGATTATCTGTTTAAAG TGGTTCTGATAGGAGACTCGGGTGTGGGCAAGAGCAACCTGCTCTCTCGTTTCACCCGGAATGAGTTTAACCTGGAGAGTAAGAGCACCATTGGAGTGGAGTTTGCCACCCGCAGTATCCAGGTGGATGGGAAAACGGTGAAGGCTCAGATCTGGGACACGGCAGGACAGGAGCGCTACCGGGCTATCACCTCAGC GTACTACAGAGGCGCGGTGGGGGCCCTGTTGGTCTATGACATCGCCAAGCACCTGACCTATGAAAATGTGGAGCGGTGGTTGAAAGAGCTGAGAGACCATGCAGACACCAACATCGTCATCATGCTGGTCGGCAACAAGAGCGACCTGCGCCACCTCCGGGCCGTGCCCACCGACGAGGCCCGGGCGTTCGCAG AGAAAAACGGTTTGTCTTTCCTTGAGACGTCAGCCCTGGATTCCACCAACGTTGAAACGGCTTTCCAGACCAttctgacag AAATCTATCGTATCGTCTCTCAGAAGCAGATGTCAGAGCGTCAGGAGAGCGACATGTCTCCTAGCAACAATGTGGTCAACATCCAGGTGCAGCCCACTGAGAACAAACCAAAGATGCAGTGCTGTCAGAACATCTAG